The uncultured Cohaesibacter sp. genome window below encodes:
- a CDS encoding MalY/PatB family protein, with amino-acid sequence MTSQFDVIIPRRGTNSYKWDSSADPDSLPMWVADMDFRTAPAIIDALSRRVAHGVFGYTKVPDAYYAALTDWFSSRHGFAIERDWVIYTSGVVPALSAILRALTRPGERVLIQTPVYNCFFSSIANMGCSPLENALITGEDGRYAIDFDDLEAKAAEPDVHVMLLCNPHNPVGRSWSIEELGRIGDICLKHGVTVVSDEIHCDLVFPGHTHQPFATVKPAFLAASVTCSSPSKAFNIAGLQIANIVVADEHLRNRIDKAINIHEVCDVNPFGVEALIAAYSEGQRWLDELRLYLYQNYLMVEEFLTTHLPALRLTPQEATYLAWIDCRALSLTSDAIEDRLAKSGHLLINSGTLYGAAGEGFIRLNMACPRATLINGLERLRDGLQG; translated from the coding sequence ATGACCTCGCAGTTTGATGTCATCATTCCGCGCCGCGGGACCAATTCCTACAAGTGGGACAGCTCGGCCGATCCCGACAGCTTGCCGATGTGGGTGGCAGACATGGATTTCCGCACGGCGCCCGCCATCATCGATGCGCTTTCGCGCCGCGTGGCCCACGGTGTCTTTGGCTACACAAAAGTGCCAGACGCCTATTATGCGGCGCTTACCGACTGGTTCTCGAGCCGCCACGGCTTTGCCATCGAGCGGGATTGGGTGATCTACACTTCTGGCGTGGTGCCTGCCCTCTCGGCGATCCTCAGGGCTCTGACAAGACCCGGCGAGCGGGTATTGATCCAGACGCCGGTCTATAATTGCTTCTTCTCCTCCATCGCCAACATGGGATGCTCACCGCTGGAAAATGCGCTGATCACTGGCGAGGATGGACGGTATGCGATCGACTTCGATGATCTGGAAGCCAAGGCGGCCGAACCCGATGTACACGTGATGCTGTTGTGCAATCCGCACAATCCGGTCGGGCGCAGCTGGAGTATCGAGGAGCTGGGCCGCATCGGCGACATCTGCCTGAAACACGGTGTGACCGTTGTCAGCGACGAGATCCATTGCGATCTGGTCTTTCCCGGCCATACGCATCAGCCCTTTGCAACGGTCAAGCCGGCGTTTCTTGCGGCATCGGTGACCTGTTCCTCGCCCAGCAAGGCGTTCAACATCGCCGGGCTGCAGATTGCCAACATTGTCGTGGCCGATGAACACTTGCGCAATCGCATCGACAAGGCGATCAACATCCATGAGGTTTGCGATGTCAATCCGTTTGGCGTGGAGGCTCTCATTGCCGCCTATAGCGAGGGTCAACGCTGGCTCGACGAATTGCGGCTCTATCTGTACCAGAACTACCTGATGGTCGAGGAATTCCTTACGACCCATCTGCCCGCTCTGCGCCTGACACCGCAGGAAGCAACCTATCTTGCCTGGATCGACTGCCGCGCCCTATCCCTCACCTCCGATGCCATAGAAGACAGGCTCGCCAAAAGCGGACATCTGTTGATCAACAGCGGCACCCTTTATGGAGCCGCCGGTGAAGGCTTCATCAGGCTCAACATGGCCTGTCCACGCGCAACGCTGATCAACGGCCTTGAGCGCCTGCGCGATGGATTGCAAGGATAA
- a CDS encoding DUF3737 family protein produces the protein MTSTIHTKTRLSDRFFEGERPLYALGETELDNVRFYPGESPLKHSHDVVIRNCEFMGKYPVWHSDRVLIEDSLFTVYARAAIWYSRDLTMRNCTVEAPKMFRRVSNLTIENCRFPNAGETLWTCDHLTLRDVDLKGADYVFMSCSDIEIDGMKLEGNYSFQDAKNVTIRNANLASKDAFWGTENVTVYDSVIEGEYLGWHSKNLRLVNCTIRGEQPLCYATDLVMENCRMEDTDLCFEYATLEADIISDIISIKNPTSGRIRARSIGEIIIDEHCITPGACVIETGLQDVA, from the coding sequence ATGACCAGCACGATCCATACCAAGACCAGACTTTCTGACCGTTTTTTTGAAGGAGAGCGTCCGCTCTACGCACTCGGCGAGACCGAGCTCGACAATGTTCGCTTCTACCCCGGGGAGTCGCCACTCAAACACAGCCACGACGTCGTCATCCGCAATTGCGAGTTCATGGGCAAGTATCCCGTCTGGCACAGCGACAGGGTTCTGATCGAGGACAGCCTGTTCACCGTCTATGCCCGCGCGGCTATCTGGTACAGCCGCGACCTGACAATGCGCAACTGTACCGTCGAGGCTCCCAAGATGTTCCGTCGGGTGTCCAATCTCACCATAGAGAATTGCCGCTTTCCCAATGCCGGAGAAACACTCTGGACCTGTGATCACCTTACGCTCAGGGATGTAGACCTCAAGGGGGCCGACTATGTCTTCATGAGTTGCTCGGACATCGAGATCGACGGCATGAAGCTGGAAGGCAACTATTCCTTCCAGGATGCAAAGAATGTCACCATCCGCAATGCCAATCTGGCCTCCAAGGATGCCTTCTGGGGCACCGAGAATGTCACCGTTTATGACAGCGTCATCGAGGGCGAATATCTTGGCTGGCACTCGAAGAACCTGCGTCTGGTCAATTGCACCATCCGCGGCGAACAGCCGCTTTGCTATGCGACAGATCTGGTGATGGAAAACTGCCGGATGGAAGACACCGACCTGTGCTTCGAATATGCAACGCTCGAGGCCGATATCATCTCGGACATCATCAGCATCAAGAACCCGACCAGCGGCCGCATCAGAGCCCGCAGCATCGGCGAGATCATTATAGACGAGCATTGCATCACGCCGGGTGCCTGCGTCATCGAAACCGGGCTTCAGGACGTTGCCTAG
- a CDS encoding cupin domain-containing protein → MFKKSLFTLTALIISTGAFAQGMEKFSGSDRKGVMAPEQNFTGTAYVEMIFENKDPFVVNAGKVTFLPNARSNWHTHPAGQMLVVTEGRGWVQEEGKERLVMAAGDVIWCPPGVKHWHGATDSSSVTHYAIQQFEEGKNVDWMEAVTDAQYNPVSAD, encoded by the coding sequence ATGTTCAAGAAATCCCTGTTCACTCTCACAGCTCTCATCATCAGCACCGGCGCCTTTGCGCAAGGGATGGAGAAGTTTTCTGGCAGCGACCGCAAAGGTGTCATGGCACCAGAACAGAATTTCACCGGCACCGCCTATGTTGAAATGATTTTCGAGAACAAGGATCCATTTGTCGTCAACGCGGGCAAGGTTACCTTCCTGCCCAACGCCCGTTCCAACTGGCACACCCACCCAGCTGGCCAGATGCTCGTTGTTACCGAGGGCCGTGGCTGGGTTCAGGAAGAAGGCAAGGAGCGGCTCGTCATGGCCGCCGGCGATGTCATCTGGTGCCCCCCGGGAGTGAAGCACTGGCATGGAGCCACGGATTCCAGCTCGGTCACGCACTACGCAATCCAACAGTTTGAAGAGGGCAAGAATGTCGACTGGATGGAAGCCGTGACCGATGCACAATATAATCCTGTGTCAGCTGACTAG
- a CDS encoding SDR family oxidoreductase yields the protein MTDRIKDKVVVITGASSGMGEATARSLAAQGAKVVVGARRVDRLEAMVADITAAGGSAIAVATDVTKLEDVKNLVDTAVKTYGKIDVIFNNAGLMPLSPLESLKIDEWDQMIDVNLKGTLYGIAAALPYFKAQKSGQVINVSSVYGHISVATGAVYCATKHAVRSLSESLRKEVKPYDIRVTVISPGAVNTELTQHISEPGLGDAVRDIVGQIGVPASTMADMVSFAISQPANVDISEILFRPTVQPE from the coding sequence ATGACAGATCGCATCAAGGACAAGGTTGTCGTCATCACCGGCGCATCGAGCGGCATGGGTGAGGCAACGGCACGCTCGCTGGCCGCACAGGGCGCCAAGGTCGTCGTCGGAGCCCGCCGTGTCGACCGGCTTGAGGCCATGGTGGCCGACATCACCGCAGCGGGCGGCAGCGCCATTGCCGTGGCCACCGACGTGACCAAGCTCGAAGACGTCAAGAACCTGGTGGACACCGCAGTCAAGACCTACGGCAAGATCGATGTCATCTTCAACAACGCCGGTCTGATGCCACTGTCGCCGCTGGAAAGCCTGAAGATCGATGAATGGGATCAGATGATCGATGTGAACCTGAAGGGCACTCTTTACGGTATCGCAGCCGCCCTACCCTATTTCAAGGCGCAGAAATCCGGTCAGGTGATCAATGTCTCTTCGGTCTACGGCCATATCAGCGTGGCAACTGGCGCCGTTTATTGCGCAACCAAACACGCCGTGCGGTCGCTTTCCGAAAGCCTGCGCAAGGAAGTCAAACCCTATGACATCCGCGTGACCGTCATTTCTCCGGGTGCCGTCAACACCGAGCTGACGCAGCATATTTCCGAGCCGGGGCTTGGGGATGCTGTGCGTGACATCGTCGGTCAGATTGGCGTTCCGGCCAGCACGATGGCCGATATGGTCTCCTTTGCCATATCGCAGCCAGCCAATGTGGACATTAGCGAAATCCTGTTCCGCCCGACCGTGCAGCCTGAATAG
- a CDS encoding cyclophilin-like fold protein: MPNQSGIRIRITVGSHTVSATLDDTPSGRDFAAMMPLELTLSDYSRTEKIADLPGRLSTDGAPRSYAASSGDITYYAPWGNLAIFYKSFPSASGLVRLGRIEGSMEPLLQNGQFEARLEIAQ, from the coding sequence ATGCCCAATCAATCAGGAATCCGAATTCGTATCACCGTTGGCTCCCACACAGTATCAGCCACACTGGACGATACGCCATCCGGGCGCGATTTTGCCGCGATGATGCCGCTTGAGCTTACACTCAGCGATTACAGCCGGACCGAAAAGATAGCCGACCTGCCAGGGCGTCTTTCGACCGATGGCGCGCCGCGCAGTTATGCGGCATCATCAGGCGACATCACCTATTATGCGCCATGGGGAAATCTGGCCATTTTCTACAAGTCATTCCCCAGCGCCAGCGGTCTGGTGCGCCTCGGGCGCATCGAAGGCAGCATGGAACCATTGCTGCAGAACGGCCAGTTCGAGGCACGTCTGGAAATCGCACAATAA
- a CDS encoding LysR family transcriptional regulator, whose protein sequence is MLRENINDLIALMAVAEERSFTRAAARLNVSQSALSHTIKALEKRLGLRLLTRTTRSVAPTIEGEDLLATLAPALETIEERLIALTENQSTPTGTVRIVATDYSIETLLWPKIAPVIKNYPAVRVEFVNDYGYTDLASAQCDAGVRYGEQVSEGMISMRIGPDERMVCIGTPQYFAEYGTPQTPNDLADHECINLRLSTHGALYAWEFEGKDKREIRVKVTGQLCFDTIMAIYRATLDGHGLSLVPERLVEKDLAEGRLQICLGDYSPYFDGFHLYYPSRLRTSSAFQVVLDALREGV, encoded by the coding sequence CTGCTCAGGGAAAACATCAACGACCTGATTGCCTTGATGGCCGTCGCCGAGGAGCGAAGCTTCACCCGCGCTGCTGCGCGCCTGAATGTGTCACAGTCTGCTCTCAGCCACACCATCAAGGCGCTGGAAAAGCGTCTTGGCTTGCGCCTTCTGACCAGAACCACCCGCTCGGTGGCCCCGACCATCGAGGGCGAGGATCTTCTGGCCACGCTGGCACCGGCCCTCGAGACCATCGAAGAGCGCCTGATTGCCCTGACGGAAAACCAGTCGACACCGACCGGCACCGTCCGGATCGTGGCAACTGACTATTCCATTGAAACCCTGCTCTGGCCCAAGATCGCGCCGGTCATCAAGAACTATCCGGCCGTTCGCGTCGAGTTCGTCAACGACTATGGCTACACCGATCTGGCATCGGCCCAGTGTGATGCCGGGGTGCGCTATGGTGAGCAGGTGAGCGAAGGCATGATCTCGATGCGCATTGGCCCAGATGAGCGGATGGTCTGTATCGGGACGCCGCAGTATTTTGCGGAGTACGGCACACCTCAGACGCCGAATGATCTGGCCGATCATGAGTGCATCAATCTGCGCCTGTCGACCCATGGTGCGCTCTATGCCTGGGAATTTGAAGGCAAGGACAAGCGCGAAATCCGGGTCAAGGTGACGGGGCAACTGTGCTTCGACACCATCATGGCCATCTACCGCGCAACGCTTGACGGTCATGGCCTGTCTCTTGTGCCAGAACGGCTGGTGGAGAAAGATTTGGCCGAGGGACGCCTTCAGATTTGTCTGGGTGACTACTCGCCCTATTTCGACGGCTTCCACCTCTATTATCCGAGCCGCCTGAGAACTTCGTCGGCCTTTCAGGTCGTCCTGGATGCCCTGCGGGAAGGTGTCTGA
- a CDS encoding carboxymuconolactone decarboxylase family protein: protein MKKVKTIVAASAFALLSGGALAEDAAKTIPGAVARVSPALQAYAMDDLVGKVWQDETLSARDRSLVTFAALMTRHETEGLGKFVELALDSGVKPLEISETITHLAFYTGWGNATAAAEAAAPVFEARGISVEDLAPVDPELLPFDQKAEDSRQNFVSSTFGTVSPGVVRDTEQLLFLDLWLRPGLEPRDRSLITVAALIAAGQPEQMTFHLNKAMDNGLTQAEAGAVLSHLAFYAGWPKVFSAMPVAKAVFESRTN from the coding sequence ATGAAGAAAGTCAAGACCATTGTTGCCGCCTCTGCCTTCGCGCTGTTGTCCGGCGGAGCTCTGGCCGAAGATGCAGCCAAGACCATTCCCGGCGCCGTTGCCCGAGTATCGCCAGCCCTGCAAGCCTATGCCATGGACGATCTCGTCGGAAAGGTCTGGCAGGATGAGACCCTTTCGGCTCGTGATCGCTCGCTGGTGACCTTTGCCGCCCTGATGACCCGTCACGAAACGGAAGGGCTGGGCAAATTCGTCGAACTGGCCCTGGATTCTGGCGTCAAGCCGTTGGAGATTTCCGAGACCATCACCCATCTGGCCTTCTATACTGGCTGGGGCAATGCAACCGCAGCAGCCGAGGCCGCCGCTCCGGTGTTTGAAGCCCGCGGCATTTCTGTCGAGGATCTGGCGCCGGTCGACCCCGAGTTGCTGCCATTCGATCAGAAAGCCGAGGACAGCCGCCAGAATTTTGTTTCCAGCACCTTCGGTACTGTCAGCCCTGGAGTTGTCCGCGATACCGAACAGCTGCTGTTTCTCGACCTCTGGCTTCGCCCCGGTCTTGAACCGCGCGACCGCAGTCTGATTACCGTGGCAGCATTGATCGCTGCTGGCCAGCCCGAGCAGATGACCTTTCACCTGAACAAGGCCATGGACAACGGCTTGACCCAGGCTGAAGCCGGTGCCGTCCTGTCACATCTGGCCTTCTATGCTGGCTGGCCGAAGGTCTTCTCTGCCATGCCGGTTGCCAAGGCGGTGTTTGAATCCCGCACCAACTGA